From the Daucus carota subsp. sativus chromosome 8, DH1 v3.0, whole genome shotgun sequence genome, one window contains:
- the LOC108199324 gene encoding rRNA 2'-O-methyltransferase fibrillarin 1-like isoform X1 has protein sequence MAYILDLSRKRKGDDDCRELTLGEVTRIRRGKVMPIHLLFECATGYALVLARGITEVGMNKFESVEEYLNQSEQPFELESYLPFSSVENALIQMNAISKSLVTDQLQKFLEDALPQPKTGGSMYTVGVGDSMLGAMIIRKTGLCVRSARLISDVMRGLRMKIDQLIGLGHGELERAQFNLARLYNRTCTQKVIKRPILVSSFSSLKKQIGVVPFRFEGVFKTKGKDNMLCTKNLVPGEALYGEELMRVQNEGDITEVEYRVWNPLRSKLSAAIMYGVTNIWIKPGSRVLYLGNVCGLTVSNLSDLVGSDGMVYVVGNIDDVVGMAGTRPNVVTIIEKFWNHGNYRMLVSTVDVIFAETDRHLDEYVAETLFMVNNVRFYLRAGGHYMISTRANNLNSTGQVKDVFTIHFQRKEFKQIETIMLNLMEGACSLVVGSYRLLDD, from the exons ATGGCTTATATCCTCGACCTATCGCGAAAAAGAAAAGGTGATGATGATTGTAGAGAGCTAACACTCGGAGAAGTTACTCGTATCCGAAGAGGg AAAGTTATGCCGATTCATCTACTTTTTGAATGTGCCACCGGATATGCCCTTGTTCTTGCCCGTGGAATCACTGAAGTTGGGATGAACAAATTTGAATCAGTTGAGGAGTACCTCAACCAATCAGAGCAGCCCTTTGAGCTTGAATCTTATCTACCATTTTCATCGGTCGAGAATGCCCTAATTCAAATGAATGCTATTTCCAAGT cACTCGTGACTGATCAGTTACAGAAATTTCTCGAGGATGCTCTTCCACAACCAAAAACGGGAGGAAGTATGTATACCGTTGGAGTTGGTGATTCAATGCTGGGAGCAATGATTATAAGGAAAACAGGACTATGTGTTCGAAGTGCTAGACTGATTAGTGATGTCATGCGTGGCTTGCGGATGAAAATTGATCAACTGATAGGCTTGGGG CATGGTGAATTGGAAAGGGCTCAATTTAATCTGGCGCGCCTTTACAACCGGACGTGTACTCAAAAAGTCATCAAAAGGCCGATCTTGGTTTCATCATTTTCTtcgttaaaaaaacaaattgggGTTGTGCCATTTAGATTTGAAGGTGTTTTCAAAACCAAGGGTAAAGACAACATGTTGTGCACCAAAAATTTAGTACCCGGCGAAGCTCTTTATGGTGAAGAATTAATGCGTGTTCAG AATGAGGGGGACATAACTGAAGTCGAGTACAGAGTGTGGAATCCCCTCAGATCGAAATTAAGTGCCGCAATCATGTATGGTGTTACGAACATATGGATT AAACCCGGCTCTCGTGTTTTATACTTGGGAAATGTATGTGGACTTACGGTTTCTAATCTGTCCGATCTTGTTGGTTCG GATGGTATGGTCTATGTAGTGGGGAATATTGATGATGTTGTAGGCATGGCCGGGACGAGGCCCAATGTTGTGACAATTATAGAAAAATTCTGGAATCATGGGAATTACCGCATGCTTGTTAGTACGGTTGATGTGATCTTTGCTGAGACTGATCGTCATCTGGATGAG TATGTTGCAGAGACGCTATTTATGGTTAATAATGTTCGTTTCTATCTTAGAGCTGGTGGGCATTACATGATCTCTACACGG GCGAACAACCTCAATTCGACTGGTCAAGTTAAAGATGTTTTTACTATTCATTTCCAACGAAAGGAATTTAAGCAAATTGAAACAATCATGCTGAATTTGATGGAGGGAGCATGTTCCTTGGTTGTTGGTAGTTATCGCTTACTTGATGATTAA
- the LOC108203598 gene encoding protein RDM16, giving the protein MNFLFVEEGKWSRDAEITKLKSQFGEAQAKELRVKQAQFAKAKAEPDINPNLIEVSERVIVKEKPKEPIPEVEWWDAPLLLAGTYDDICDGKIAENKLRMEKITIYVEHPRPIEPPAEPAPPPPQPLKLTKKEQKKLRTQRRLAREKDKQEMIRQGLIEPPKPKVKMSNLMKVLGSEATQDPTRLEMEIRSAAAEREQAHVDRNMARKLTPDERSGKKKRKLFDDPNTLETLVSVYKINDLSHRQTRFKVDVNAQENRLTGSAVISDGITVVVVEGGSKSIKRYGKLMLKRIDWAAAVRDEDEDEDEAVVNKCVLVWQGSVAKPSFNRFTVHECRSEAAARRVFSDAGVPHYWDLALNFTEE; this is encoded by the exons ATGAATTTTCTATTTGTAGAGGAGGGTAAATGGTCGAGAGATGCAGAGATTACTAAGTTGAAG AGTCAATTTGGTGAAGCACAAGCGAAAGAGTTGAGGGTCAAGCAAGCACAGTTTGCAAAAGCTAAAGCAGAGCCAGATATAAATCCCAACCTGATTGAGGTATCAGAGAGAGTGATCGTGAAAGAGAAACCAAAAGAACCAATTCCTGAAGTTGAGTGGTG GGATGCACCTCTTTTATTGGCTGGTACTTACGATGATATATGTGACGGTAAAATAGCGGAAAATAAGTTGAGGATGGAGAAAATTACCATTTATGTGGAACATCCACGGCCTATTGAGCCACCTGCTGAACCTGCTCCTCCACCTCCTCAACCCTTAAAACTGACGAAGAAAGAACAGAAGAAACTCCGTACACAGAGACGACTTGCTAGGGAAAAAGATAAGCAAGAGATGATCAGGCAAGGCCTGATAGAACCTCCTAAACCCAAAGTTAAAATGAGCAATCTGATGAAAGTGCTTGGTTCTGAAGCAACCCAAGATCCTACTCGACTTGAAATGGAAATCAGAAGCGCTGCTGCTGAGCGTGAACAAGCTCATGTCGACAGAAATATGGCACGGAAGCTAACCCCTGATGAACGCAGTggaaagaagaaaaggaaacttTTTGATGACCCTAATACACTAGAGACGCTAGTTTCTGTCTATAAAATTAATGATCTTTCACACCGTCAGACCCGCTTTAAGGTTGATGTGAATGCCCAGGAAAATCGATTGACAGGAAGTGCTGTGATATCTGACGGCATTACTGTTGTGGTAGTTGAAGGTGGAAGTAAGTCCATCAAACGGTATGGGAAGCTTATGCTTAAACGAATAGACTGGGCTGCAGCTGTGAGAGATGAAGACGAAGATGAGGATGAAGCTGTTGTAAACAAATGTGTCTTAGTGTGGCAAGGAAGTGTTGCTAAACCGAGTTTTAACAGGTTTACTGTCCATGAGTGCAGGAGTGAAGCAGCTGCTCGGAGGGTATTTTCTGATGCTGGAGTTCCTCACTATTGGGATCTTGCACTCAACTTCACAGAGGAGTGA
- the LOC108197840 gene encoding uncharacterized protein LOC108197840 isoform X2 — protein MAYIPAPSRKRKGDDCRELTLGEITRIRRGKVMPIHLLFECATGYALILARGITEVGMVKFESVEEYLNQSEQPFELESYLPFSSDENALIQMNAISKSLVTDQLQKFLEDALPQPKMGGSRYTVGVGDSMLGARIIRKTGLCVRSARLISDVMRGLRMKINQLIGLGHGELERAQLNLARLYNRTCTQKIIKRPILVSSFSSLKKQIKVVPFRFEGVFKTKGKDNMLCTKNLVPGEALYGEELMRVQNEGDITEVEYRVWNPFRSKLSAAIMYGVTNIWIKPGSRVLYLGNVCGLTVSNLSDLVGSDGMVYVVGYIDDVVGMAGTRPNVVTIIEKFWNHGNYRMLVSTVDVIFAEYDRHLDERRYLWLIMFVSILELVGIT, from the exons ATGGCTTATATCCCCGCCCCATCGCGAAAAAGAAAAGGTGATGATTGCAGAGAGCTAACACTCGGAGAAATTACTCGTATCCGAAGAGGg AAAGTTATGCCGATTCATCTACTTTTTGAATGTGCCACCGGATACGCCCTTATTCTTGCCCGTGGAATCACTGAAGTTGGGATGGTCAAATTTGAATCAGTCGAGGAGTACCTCAACCAATCAGAGCAACCCTTTGAGCTTGAATCTTATCTACCATTTTCATCGGACGAGAATGCCCTAATTCAAATGAATGCTATTTCCAAGT cACTCGTGACTGATCAGTTACAGAAATTTCTCGAGGATGCTCTTCCACAACCAAAAATGGGAGGAAGTAGGTATACTGTTGGAGTTGGTGATTCAATGCTGGGAGCAAGGATTATAAGGAAAACAGGTTTATGTGTTCGAAGTGCTAGACTGATTAGTGATGTCATGCGTGGCTTGCGGATGAAAATTAATCAACTGATAGGCTTGGGG CATGGTGAATTGGAAAGGGCTCAACTTAATCTGGCGCGCCTTTACAACCGGACGTGTACtcaaaaaatcatcaaaagGCCGATCTTGGTTTCATCATTTTCTtcgttaaaaaaacaaattaaggtTGTGCCATTTAGATTTGAAGGTGTTTTTAAAACCAAGGGTAAAGACAACATGTTGTGCACCAAAAATTTAGTACCCGGCGAAGCTCTTTATGGTGAAGAATTAATGCGTGTTCAG AATGAGGGGGACATAACTGAAGTCGAGTACAGAGTGTGGAATCCCTTCAGATCGAAATTAAGTGCCGCAATCATGTATGGTGTTACCAACATATGGATT AAACCCGGCTCTCGTGTTTTATACTTGGGAAATGTATGTGGACTTACGGTTTCTAATTTGTCCGATCTTGTTGGTTCG GATGGTATGGTCTATGTAGTGGGGTATATTGATGATGTTGTGGGCATGGCCGGGACAAGGCCAAATGTTGTGACAATTATAGAAAAATTCTGGAATCATGGGAATTACCGCATGCTTGTTAGTACGGTTGATGTGATCTTTGCTGAGTATGATCGTCATCTGGATGAG AGACGCTATTTATGGTTAATAATGTTCGTTTCTATCTTAGAGCTGGTGGGCATTACATGA
- the LOC108199324 gene encoding uncharacterized protein LOC108199324 isoform X4, whose protein sequence is MAYILDLSRKRKGDDDCRELTLGEVTRIRRGKVMPIHLLFECATGYALVLARGITEVGMNKFESVEEYLNQSEQPFELESYLPFSSVENALIQMNAISKSLVTDQLQKFLEDALPQPKTGGSMYTVGVGDSMLGAMIIRKTGLCVRSARLISDVMRGLRMKIDQLIGLGHGELERAQFNLARLYNRTCTQKVIKRPILVSSFSSLKKQIGVVPFRFEGVFKTKGKDNMLCTKNLVPGEALYGEELMRVQDGMVYVVGNIDDVVGMAGTRPNVVTIIEKFWNHGNYRMLVSTVDVIFAETDRHLDEYVAETLFMVNNVRFYLRAGGHYMISTRANNLNSTGQVKDVFTIHFQRKEFKQIETIMLNLMEGACSLVVGSYRLLDD, encoded by the exons ATGGCTTATATCCTCGACCTATCGCGAAAAAGAAAAGGTGATGATGATTGTAGAGAGCTAACACTCGGAGAAGTTACTCGTATCCGAAGAGGg AAAGTTATGCCGATTCATCTACTTTTTGAATGTGCCACCGGATATGCCCTTGTTCTTGCCCGTGGAATCACTGAAGTTGGGATGAACAAATTTGAATCAGTTGAGGAGTACCTCAACCAATCAGAGCAGCCCTTTGAGCTTGAATCTTATCTACCATTTTCATCGGTCGAGAATGCCCTAATTCAAATGAATGCTATTTCCAAGT cACTCGTGACTGATCAGTTACAGAAATTTCTCGAGGATGCTCTTCCACAACCAAAAACGGGAGGAAGTATGTATACCGTTGGAGTTGGTGATTCAATGCTGGGAGCAATGATTATAAGGAAAACAGGACTATGTGTTCGAAGTGCTAGACTGATTAGTGATGTCATGCGTGGCTTGCGGATGAAAATTGATCAACTGATAGGCTTGGGG CATGGTGAATTGGAAAGGGCTCAATTTAATCTGGCGCGCCTTTACAACCGGACGTGTACTCAAAAAGTCATCAAAAGGCCGATCTTGGTTTCATCATTTTCTtcgttaaaaaaacaaattgggGTTGTGCCATTTAGATTTGAAGGTGTTTTCAAAACCAAGGGTAAAGACAACATGTTGTGCACCAAAAATTTAGTACCCGGCGAAGCTCTTTATGGTGAAGAATTAATGCGTGTTCAG GATGGTATGGTCTATGTAGTGGGGAATATTGATGATGTTGTAGGCATGGCCGGGACGAGGCCCAATGTTGTGACAATTATAGAAAAATTCTGGAATCATGGGAATTACCGCATGCTTGTTAGTACGGTTGATGTGATCTTTGCTGAGACTGATCGTCATCTGGATGAG TATGTTGCAGAGACGCTATTTATGGTTAATAATGTTCGTTTCTATCTTAGAGCTGGTGGGCATTACATGATCTCTACACGG GCGAACAACCTCAATTCGACTGGTCAAGTTAAAGATGTTTTTACTATTCATTTCCAACGAAAGGAATTTAAGCAAATTGAAACAATCATGCTGAATTTGATGGAGGGAGCATGTTCCTTGGTTGTTGGTAGTTATCGCTTACTTGATGATTAA
- the LOC108199324 gene encoding uncharacterized protein LOC108199324 isoform X2, translated as MAYILDLSRKRKGDDDCRELTLGEVTRIRRGKVMPIHLLFECATGYALVLARGITEVGMNKFESVEEYLNQSEQPFELESYLPFSSVENALIQMNAISKSLVTDQLQKFLEDALPQPKTGGSMYTVGVGDSMLGAMIIRKTGLCVRSARLISDVMRGLRMKIDQLIGLGHGELERAQFNLARLYNRTCTQKVIKRPILVSSFSSLKKQIGVVPFRFEGVFKTKGKDNMLCTKNLVPGEALYGEELMRVQKPGSRVLYLGNVCGLTVSNLSDLVGSDGMVYVVGNIDDVVGMAGTRPNVVTIIEKFWNHGNYRMLVSTVDVIFAETDRHLDEYVAETLFMVNNVRFYLRAGGHYMISTRANNLNSTGQVKDVFTIHFQRKEFKQIETIMLNLMEGACSLVVGSYRLLDD; from the exons ATGGCTTATATCCTCGACCTATCGCGAAAAAGAAAAGGTGATGATGATTGTAGAGAGCTAACACTCGGAGAAGTTACTCGTATCCGAAGAGGg AAAGTTATGCCGATTCATCTACTTTTTGAATGTGCCACCGGATATGCCCTTGTTCTTGCCCGTGGAATCACTGAAGTTGGGATGAACAAATTTGAATCAGTTGAGGAGTACCTCAACCAATCAGAGCAGCCCTTTGAGCTTGAATCTTATCTACCATTTTCATCGGTCGAGAATGCCCTAATTCAAATGAATGCTATTTCCAAGT cACTCGTGACTGATCAGTTACAGAAATTTCTCGAGGATGCTCTTCCACAACCAAAAACGGGAGGAAGTATGTATACCGTTGGAGTTGGTGATTCAATGCTGGGAGCAATGATTATAAGGAAAACAGGACTATGTGTTCGAAGTGCTAGACTGATTAGTGATGTCATGCGTGGCTTGCGGATGAAAATTGATCAACTGATAGGCTTGGGG CATGGTGAATTGGAAAGGGCTCAATTTAATCTGGCGCGCCTTTACAACCGGACGTGTACTCAAAAAGTCATCAAAAGGCCGATCTTGGTTTCATCATTTTCTtcgttaaaaaaacaaattgggGTTGTGCCATTTAGATTTGAAGGTGTTTTCAAAACCAAGGGTAAAGACAACATGTTGTGCACCAAAAATTTAGTACCCGGCGAAGCTCTTTATGGTGAAGAATTAATGCGTGTTCAG AAACCCGGCTCTCGTGTTTTATACTTGGGAAATGTATGTGGACTTACGGTTTCTAATCTGTCCGATCTTGTTGGTTCG GATGGTATGGTCTATGTAGTGGGGAATATTGATGATGTTGTAGGCATGGCCGGGACGAGGCCCAATGTTGTGACAATTATAGAAAAATTCTGGAATCATGGGAATTACCGCATGCTTGTTAGTACGGTTGATGTGATCTTTGCTGAGACTGATCGTCATCTGGATGAG TATGTTGCAGAGACGCTATTTATGGTTAATAATGTTCGTTTCTATCTTAGAGCTGGTGGGCATTACATGATCTCTACACGG GCGAACAACCTCAATTCGACTGGTCAAGTTAAAGATGTTTTTACTATTCATTTCCAACGAAAGGAATTTAAGCAAATTGAAACAATCATGCTGAATTTGATGGAGGGAGCATGTTCCTTGGTTGTTGGTAGTTATCGCTTACTTGATGATTAA
- the LOC108197840 gene encoding rRNA 2'-O-methyltransferase fibrillarin 1-like isoform X1: MAYIPAPSRKRKGDDCRELTLGEITRIRRGKVMPIHLLFECATGYALILARGITEVGMVKFESVEEYLNQSEQPFELESYLPFSSDENALIQMNAISKSLVTDQLQKFLEDALPQPKMGGSRYTVGVGDSMLGARIIRKTGLCVRSARLISDVMRGLRMKINQLIGLGHGELERAQLNLARLYNRTCTQKIIKRPILVSSFSSLKKQIKVVPFRFEGVFKTKGKDNMLCTKNLVPGEALYGEELMRVQNEGDITEVEYRVWNPFRSKLSAAIMYGVTNIWIKPGSRVLYLGNVCGLTVSNLSDLVGSDGMVYVVGYIDDVVGMAGTRPNVVTIIEKFWNHGNYRMLVSTVDVIFAEYDRHLDEYVAETLFMVNNVRFYLRAGGHYMISTRANNLNSTGQVKDVFTIHFQRKEFKQIETIMLNLMEGACSLVVGSYRLLDD, encoded by the exons ATGGCTTATATCCCCGCCCCATCGCGAAAAAGAAAAGGTGATGATTGCAGAGAGCTAACACTCGGAGAAATTACTCGTATCCGAAGAGGg AAAGTTATGCCGATTCATCTACTTTTTGAATGTGCCACCGGATACGCCCTTATTCTTGCCCGTGGAATCACTGAAGTTGGGATGGTCAAATTTGAATCAGTCGAGGAGTACCTCAACCAATCAGAGCAACCCTTTGAGCTTGAATCTTATCTACCATTTTCATCGGACGAGAATGCCCTAATTCAAATGAATGCTATTTCCAAGT cACTCGTGACTGATCAGTTACAGAAATTTCTCGAGGATGCTCTTCCACAACCAAAAATGGGAGGAAGTAGGTATACTGTTGGAGTTGGTGATTCAATGCTGGGAGCAAGGATTATAAGGAAAACAGGTTTATGTGTTCGAAGTGCTAGACTGATTAGTGATGTCATGCGTGGCTTGCGGATGAAAATTAATCAACTGATAGGCTTGGGG CATGGTGAATTGGAAAGGGCTCAACTTAATCTGGCGCGCCTTTACAACCGGACGTGTACtcaaaaaatcatcaaaagGCCGATCTTGGTTTCATCATTTTCTtcgttaaaaaaacaaattaaggtTGTGCCATTTAGATTTGAAGGTGTTTTTAAAACCAAGGGTAAAGACAACATGTTGTGCACCAAAAATTTAGTACCCGGCGAAGCTCTTTATGGTGAAGAATTAATGCGTGTTCAG AATGAGGGGGACATAACTGAAGTCGAGTACAGAGTGTGGAATCCCTTCAGATCGAAATTAAGTGCCGCAATCATGTATGGTGTTACCAACATATGGATT AAACCCGGCTCTCGTGTTTTATACTTGGGAAATGTATGTGGACTTACGGTTTCTAATTTGTCCGATCTTGTTGGTTCG GATGGTATGGTCTATGTAGTGGGGTATATTGATGATGTTGTGGGCATGGCCGGGACAAGGCCAAATGTTGTGACAATTATAGAAAAATTCTGGAATCATGGGAATTACCGCATGCTTGTTAGTACGGTTGATGTGATCTTTGCTGAGTATGATCGTCATCTGGATGAG TATGTTGCAGAGACGCTATTTATGGTTAATAATGTTCGTTTCTATCTTAGAGCTGGTGGGCATTACATGATCTCTACACGG GCGAACAACCTCAATTCGACTGGTCAAGTTAAAGATGTTTTTACTATTCATTTCCAACGAAAGGAATTTAAGCAAATTGAAACAATCATGCTGAATTTGATGGAGGGAGCATGTTCCTTGGTTGTTGGTAGTTATCGCTTACTTGATGATTAA
- the LOC108199324 gene encoding uncharacterized protein LOC108199324 isoform X3 codes for MAYILDLSRKRKGDDDCRELTLGEVTRIRRGKVMPIHLLFECATGYALVLARGITEVGMNKFESVEEYLNQSEQPFELESYLPFSSVENALIQMNAISKSLVTDQLQKFLEDALPQPKTGGSMYTVGVGDSMLGAMIIRKTGLCVRSARLISDVMRGLRMKIDQLIGLGHGELERAQFNLARLYNRTCTQKVIKRPILVSSFSSLKKQIGVVPFRFEGVFKTKGKDNMLCTKNLVPGEALYGEELMRVQNEGDITEVEYRVWNPLRSKLSAAIMYGVTNIWIKPGSRVLYLGNVCGLTVSNLSDLVGSDGMVYVVGNIDDVVGMAGTRPNVVTIIEKFWNHGNYRMLVSTVDVIFAETDRHLDERRYLWLIMFVSILELVGIT; via the exons ATGGCTTATATCCTCGACCTATCGCGAAAAAGAAAAGGTGATGATGATTGTAGAGAGCTAACACTCGGAGAAGTTACTCGTATCCGAAGAGGg AAAGTTATGCCGATTCATCTACTTTTTGAATGTGCCACCGGATATGCCCTTGTTCTTGCCCGTGGAATCACTGAAGTTGGGATGAACAAATTTGAATCAGTTGAGGAGTACCTCAACCAATCAGAGCAGCCCTTTGAGCTTGAATCTTATCTACCATTTTCATCGGTCGAGAATGCCCTAATTCAAATGAATGCTATTTCCAAGT cACTCGTGACTGATCAGTTACAGAAATTTCTCGAGGATGCTCTTCCACAACCAAAAACGGGAGGAAGTATGTATACCGTTGGAGTTGGTGATTCAATGCTGGGAGCAATGATTATAAGGAAAACAGGACTATGTGTTCGAAGTGCTAGACTGATTAGTGATGTCATGCGTGGCTTGCGGATGAAAATTGATCAACTGATAGGCTTGGGG CATGGTGAATTGGAAAGGGCTCAATTTAATCTGGCGCGCCTTTACAACCGGACGTGTACTCAAAAAGTCATCAAAAGGCCGATCTTGGTTTCATCATTTTCTtcgttaaaaaaacaaattgggGTTGTGCCATTTAGATTTGAAGGTGTTTTCAAAACCAAGGGTAAAGACAACATGTTGTGCACCAAAAATTTAGTACCCGGCGAAGCTCTTTATGGTGAAGAATTAATGCGTGTTCAG AATGAGGGGGACATAACTGAAGTCGAGTACAGAGTGTGGAATCCCCTCAGATCGAAATTAAGTGCCGCAATCATGTATGGTGTTACGAACATATGGATT AAACCCGGCTCTCGTGTTTTATACTTGGGAAATGTATGTGGACTTACGGTTTCTAATCTGTCCGATCTTGTTGGTTCG GATGGTATGGTCTATGTAGTGGGGAATATTGATGATGTTGTAGGCATGGCCGGGACGAGGCCCAATGTTGTGACAATTATAGAAAAATTCTGGAATCATGGGAATTACCGCATGCTTGTTAGTACGGTTGATGTGATCTTTGCTGAGACTGATCGTCATCTGGATGAG AGACGCTATTTATGGTTAATAATGTTCGTTTCTATCTTAGAGCTGGTGGGCATTACATGA